A portion of the Mytilus galloprovincialis chromosome 12, xbMytGall1.hap1.1, whole genome shotgun sequence genome contains these proteins:
- the LOC143054782 gene encoding uncharacterized protein LOC143054782: protein MCSDMNSLEVNENIFGMKKISYWKIYGVKQFPYRGNRKHFPIFSRSFSGQIIITNDIFGMTIHQFEREYKQCLKRRFAKEQWILNLQYPIKSSRQYLEYLEKCTCHNEGYITCQSSNLTEKGLFDNLVNAVGTEIEIRKRQRLFVLRDKVDCEMNTKITFITSGSIAEGLDLPGSDLDQMFLINGVEIVDENIADFQCFCTTLVMEINSRLPGFVKLRLVHVSDVESQSIFNILDCIKSTDGRLYLSTKLFISNITGVNFSTHQVTLHGPCISQSCEAVDFAYCLRIRYWPDVARRWIYRHRQQWPCSAVINEIIQSGCLVVAVGPKNVEENDSLWRLSFSISEKKLLHSFNYTQLLCYGLLKLTLKRFINKIHKAKDLLCSYFIKTSLFWLSEEVCIETFRISNLLICYNLCLDKLMMWVRECYCPSYFIPEHNMFLGKVNYTNNKPLLQVLQAIKNIGIENVKEIFLQEDRFTSMYPTLSDTYHFKLDLLFYKLAKITAPEHEYNCYLTLNLIESFLKFETSAYIIGICENFKATVNQYVIQWLPSPIPFMSSQKEMYQLNKSRHKYLKNGLMCDAVSGWILYASFYYNEKQYNESLKIADYILSRCIPGLLRLHRVAYPINEIMKYSQELSHESEILISDRMRLFTIYSVRFLRYSPLMPDELKLEVDMADIYVPPLVMCNCLRFLCYHHLGDDHKKQQALEDLRITILTRNVLPINQLSDSLTILGVCYKLNGNTEAAIQCYDQAFRCEGRLCTSTRKRKLQIF from the exons ATGTGCAGTGATATGAATTCTTTAGAAGTGAATGAAAACATTTTCGGCATGAAAAAGATATCATATTGGAAGATATATGGTGTCAAACAGTTTCCATATCGAGGTAACCGTAAACACTTCCCAATTTTTAGTCGGTCTTTTAGTGGACAGATTATAATAACTAATGATATATTTGGAATGACGATTCATCAGTTCGAGCGAGAATacaaacaatgtttaaaaagaCGATTTGCCAAGGAACAGTGGATTTTAAATTTGCAGTATCCTATTAAATCTTCACGGCAATATTTAGAGTATCTGGAGAAGTGCACTTGCCATAACGAAG GTTATATTACCTGCCAATCGTCTAATTTGACAGAAAAGggattatttgataatctagtGAACGCAGTTGGTACCGAAATAGAGATACGAAAAAGACAGCGTTTGTTTGTACTGAGGGACAAAGTCGACTGCgaaatgaatacaaaaataacatttataacaaGTGGCAGTATCGCTGAAGGTTTGGACTTACCAGGAAGCGATCTAGATCAAATGTTTCTTATAAACGGTGTAGAAATTGTTGATGAAAACATTGCagattttcaatgtttttgtaCAACATTGGTAATGGAGATCAATTCTCGACTTCCAGGGTTTGTAAAATTGAGGTTAGTACATGTGAGTGATGTAGAATCGCAaagcattttcaatattttagatTGCATTAAATCCACGGATGGAAGGTTATACTTGTCAACTAAATTGTTTATCAGCAATATTACTGGGGTTAACTTTTCTACACACCAGGTAACACTTCATGGCCCATGTATATCTCAGAGCTGTGAAGCGGTTGATTTTGCATACTGCTTGCGAATAAGATATTGGCCTGACGTTGCAAGACGTTGGATTTATAGACACAGACAACAGTGGCCATGTTCTGCGGTAATCAATGAAATAATTCAAAGTGGATGTTTAGTGGTTGCGGTAGGTCCAAAAAATGTAGAAGAAAATGATTCTCTCTGGCGATTGTCTTTTTCAATATCTGAAAAGAAACTTCTACACTCTTTCAACTACACTCAGCTATTATGCTATGGATTACTTAAATTAACACTCAAACGCTTTATCAACAAAATCCATAAAGCTAAAGATTTATTGTGCTCTTACTTTATCAAAACCTCTTTATTCTGGTTGTCCGAGGAAGTGTGTATTGAAACATTTCGAATTTCAAACTTACTCATTTGTTATAATCTTTGTCTCGACAAACTCATGATGTGGGTTAGGGAATGCTACTGTCCTAGCTACTTTATACCTGAACATAATATGTTTCTAGGGAAAGTGAATTATACAAACAATAAACCTCTACTGCAAGTGCTTCAAGCTATCAAGAATATTGGAATcgaaaatgtaaaagaaatatttctaCAGGAAGATAGATTTACTAGTATGTATCCTACACTATCGGACACATATCATTTTAAACTAGatcttttgttttataaactAGCAAAGATAACGGCTCCGGAACACGAATATAATTGTTATCTAACATTGAACCTAATAGAgtcttttttgaaatttgaaacatCTGCATACATAATTGGAATATGTGAAAATTTCAAGGCCACAGTAAATCAATATGTGATACAGTGGCTTCCTTCACCTATACCGTTCATGTCATCACAAAAAGAAATGTATCAGTTAAACAAATCACGccacaaatatttgaaaaacggaTTGATGTGCGATGCAGTGTCTGGTTGGATCTTATATGCTTCGTTCTATTATAATGAAAAGCAATACAACGAATCGCTTAAAATTGCAGATTACATATTATCCCGCTGTATTCCTGGGTTGCTTCGGTTACACCGTGTTGCTTATCCAATTaatgaaattatgaaatattcaCAAGAATTAAGCCATGAAAGTGAAATATTAATATCAGATAGGATGAGATTATTTACCATTTACAGTGTAAGATTCTTACGTTATTCTCCGTTAATGCCTGACGAACTAAAATTGGAAGTAGACATGGCAGATATATATGTTCCTCCTCTGGTCATGTGTAATTGTCTACGATTTTTGTGTTATCATCATCTTGGGGACGACCACAAAAAACAACAAGCATTGGAAGATTTACGTATCACTATACTAACAAGAAACGTGTTGCCGATTAATCAGCTATCCGACTCGTTAACAATACTTGGTGTATGTTACAAACTTAATGGTAATACAGAGGCAGCTATTCAGTGCTATGATCAAGCGTTTCGTTGTGAGGGAAGGCTTTGCACGTCAACAAGAAAAAGGAAATTGcaaattttttaa